A part of Arachis hypogaea cultivar Tifrunner chromosome 12, arahy.Tifrunner.gnm2.J5K5, whole genome shotgun sequence genomic DNA contains:
- the LOC112726372 gene encoding reticulon-like protein B5: MAEEQESTVTSQESLIEKIADKIKGHDSSSSSDSDSDSEKTAASSIKEKVFRLFGRERPVHSVLGGGKPADVLLWRNKKISGGVLGGATAVWVFFELLEYNLLTLVCHILILLLAGLFLWSNAQTFIYKKEPHIPHVHIPEEPFLQVASALRIEINAGFSALRNIGAGKDLKKFLIVIAGLWVLSIIGSWCNFLTLFYITFVLLHTVPVVYDKYEDKIDPLAEKGFIEFKKQYAVFDEKVLSKIPKGPLKAKKLA; the protein is encoded by the exons ATGGCTGAAGAACAGGAGAGCACTGTGACCAGCCAGGAGTCGTTGATCGAGAAGATCGCCGATAAGATTAAAGGCCACGATTCTTCATCATCGTCCGATTCCGATTCCGATTCCGAGAAAACCGCAGCTTCGTCAATTAAGGAGAAGGTGTTTCGCCTCTTCGGTAGAGAGAGGCCTGTTCACTCCGTCCTCGGCGGCGGAAAGC CTGCTGATGTGCTAttatggaggaacaagaagatatCCGGTGGTGTGCTTGGAGGAGCCACTGCTGTTTGGGTCTTCTTTGAATTGCTTGAATATAACCTTCTCACTCTTGTTTGTCACATTTTGATCCTGTTGCTTGCTGGTTTGTTCTTGTGGTCCAATGCTCAGACGTTCATCTACAA GAAGGAGCCTCACATCCCACATGTTCATATTCCAGAAGAACCATTCCTGCAAGTTGCATCTGCATTGAGAATTGAAATCAACGCTGGATTTTCTGCCTTGCGTAACATTGGTGCTGGAAAGGATTTGAAGAAATTCCTAATT GTTATTGCTGGCTTGTGGGTTTTATCTATTATTGGTAGCTGGTGCAATTTCCTGACCTTGTTCTACATAA CTTTTGTTTTGTTGCACACCGTCCCTGTTGTGTATGATAAGTACGAAGATAAGATAGACCCCTTGGCTGAAAAGGGTTTCATTGAGTTTAAAAAGCAATATGCTGTGTTTGATGAAAAGGTGTTAAGTAAGATCCCTAAAGGTCCGTTGAAGGCCAAGAAGTTAGCCTAG
- the LOC112729103 gene encoding late embryogenesis abundant protein At1g64065-like, with amino-acid sequence MAEIDQVRPLAPSRDQQSSSDDEEALIKTKHLRRIKLCGCVSAISFLIFVIVSVILSFTVFKAKDPIVTTNNITLTNLDFSVNVNPMTPSVKVNMSLLIDMSIKNPNSASFKFRNATTAISYRGVAVAEVKNPPGIAKARRTFRMNVTADVLADRLATRPELFSDVMSGHMTLNTYTEISGRVKVLVIKKHAEIKMNCTVNVDFSSKQVQDMNCKRKVKI; translated from the coding sequence ATGGCAGAAATTGATCAAGTTAGACCCTTAGCCCCATCAAGAGACCAACAAAGTAGTAGTGATGATGAAGAAGCTCTCATCAAAACCAAACATCTTAGGAGAATCAAATTATGTGGATGTGTAAGTGCAATTTCTTTCTTAATATTTGTAATAGTAAGTGTGATTTTATCATTCACAGTTTTTAAGGCCAAAGATCCCATAGTTACAACTAATAATATCACACTCACAAACCTAGACTTTAGTGTAAATGTAAATCCAATGACTCCTAGTGTAAAGGTTAATATGTCTCTTTTAATAGACATGTCTATTAAGAATCCTAATTCAGCATCCTTCAAATTTCGTAATGCAACCACGGCCATCAGCTACCGTGGGGTGGCCGTGGCCGAGGTGAAGAATCCGCCGGGGATTGCTAAGGCCAGACGGACATTTAGGATGAATGTCACGGCGGATGTGTTGGCCGACCGGCTCGCTACTAGGCCGGAATTGTTTTCGGATGTTATGTCTGGACACATGACCTTAAACACCTACACAGAGATTTCAGGGCGTGTTAAGGTTTTGGTAATTAAGAAACATGCTGAGATTAAGATGAATTGCACTGTGAATGTTGATTTTTCAAGTAAGCAAGTTCAGGACATGAATTGCAAACGTAAGGTGAAAATTTAG
- the LOC112726367 gene encoding golgin candidate 4 isoform X2, which produces MEQERARLAKIQLKCQEEQKLNKSFQEELKILKLDRDKTSMEMTKIRDELNEKVSEIKRLQIELTRRESDVAGEAVDSLKRLVKTLEKENATLKMEKNEIEAALETSRKSLAANVLSSASQMSDPSKSFPEKEEMERSIQKLNKDLMDTQREKEKAVQELTRLKQHLLEKEAEESEKMDEDIKIIEDLRQSNDYLRAQVSNLERTLKQAVLSQEELKMANNSEVLKSREIIDDLDKKLSNCIRTIDAKNHELLNLQTALGQYYAEIEAKEHLEGELVRAREETARLTQLLRDAENKVDVSRTENEKVLAQLAHSEKVQTEWRSRVVKLEEDNSKVRRALEQSMMQLNRMSLDSDYLVDRRIVIKLLVTYFQRNHSKEVLDLMVRMLGFSDEDKQRIGAAQQGGKVRGVLGLPGRLVGGILRGSSTDTAASAGSNDQSIADLWVDFLLKETEEREKRESSTANTADPIEDSPDKGPNTVPAAPPISPFSNHRLGNRTASAFSINQKISVPPRISNFNSEFSTVPLTPSDEKPSSSDLLPRF; this is translated from the exons ATGGAGCAAGAACGCGCTCGATTGGCAAAGATTCAGCTAAAATGCCAAg AGGAACAGAAATTGAACAAGTCCTTTCAGGAGGAGCTTAAAATATTAAAGTTGGATAGAGACAAA ACATCTATGGAGATGACGAAAATACGTGATGAACTAAATGAGAAAGTGTCAGAAATAAAGCGACTACAAATTGAGTTAACTAGAAGGGAAAGTGACGTAGCAGGTGAGGCAGTGGATAGCTTGAAAAGACTTGTCAAAACCTTAGAGAAGGAAAATGCCACTCTTAAG ATGGAAAAGAATGAAATTGAGGCTGCTCTTGAAACTAGCAGGAAATCTTTAGCGGCTAATGTCCTTTCCAGTGCTTCTCAG ATGTCAGATCCTTCCAAAAGTTTTccagaaaaggaagaaatggaAAGATCCATACAAAAGTTAAATAAAGATTTGATGGATACACAGCGAGAAAAGGAGAAAGCAGTACAGGAATTGACCCGCCTTAAACAACATTTGTTGGAAAAG GAAGCCGAAGAATCAGAAAAAATGGACGAAGACATCAAAATTATTGAAGATCTAAGGCAAAGCAATGATTATTTAAGGGCTCAAGTATCAAATCTTGAGAGAACCCTGAAGCAGGCAGTTTTAAGTCAGGAAGAACTGAAGATGGCAAACAACAGCGAAGTTCTCAAGTCTAGAGAAATCATCGACGACCTGGACAAGAAGCTTTCAAACTGTATCAGAACAATAGATGCTAAGAATCATGAACTTTTGAATCTACAGACCGCTCTTGGGCAGTACTATGCTGAAATTGAAGCCAAG GAACATTTAGAAGGAGAGTTGGTTCGTGCAAGAGAAGAAACAGCTAGGCTTACTCAACTTCTGAGA GATGCCGAAAATAAAGTAGATGTATCTAGGACTGAGAATGAAAAAGTTTTAGCCCAGCTTGCGCATTCTGAGAAGGTACAAACTGAATGGAGAAGCAGAGTAGTTAAACTCGAGGAAGACAATTCCAAAGTTAGGCGAgctcttgagcaaagtatgatgCAACTAAATAGAATGTCTCTGGATTCAGATTATCTTGTTGACAG GCGCATTGTTATAAAATTACTGGTAACTTATTTCCAGAGAAATCACAGCAAAGAG GTTTTGGATCTAATGGTTCGCATGCTTGGATTCTCTGATGAAGACAAGCAAAGAATAGGTGCTGCTcaacaaggtggtaaagttcgtGGAGTTCTTGGTCTGCCGGGTCGCCTGGTTGGAGGCATCTTGAGAGGAAGTTCAACTGACACAGCTGCAAGTGCGGGATCCAATGATCAG TCCATTGCGGATCTGTGGGTTGATTTTCTTCTCAAGGAAACCGAAGAACGAGAAAAGAGGGAATCATCAACAGCAAATACTGCTGACCCTATTGAGGATTCACCAGATAAAGGTCCAAATACTGTTCCTGCTGCTCCACCAATATCACCATTTTCCAACCACAGGCTTGGCAATAGAACAGCTTCTGCTTTCTCAATTAATCAGAAAATTAGTGTTCCCCCTCGTATCTCTAATTTTAACTCCGAGTTCTCAACAGTTCCTCTTACCCCGTCTGATGAAAAACCTTCTAGTTCAGACCTGCTTCCAAGATTTTAA
- the LOC112726373 gene encoding RING-H2 finger protein ATL67 yields the protein MSSFFSSPPPPPLPPPPPSAAAAAYVTNLGFGYSIAIALGFLFLLSTIILSSYLCCRALRHNNDNNNRRRNQNDGVVLPRVIFVAENDVENNQPGGGNDSAVLGLDQIVINSYPKFQFNGNNDVDVDSVCSICLCEYKDSEMLRMMPECHHCFHVSCLDSWLKLNGSCPVCRNSPMPTPLPTPLQEVVPLSLYAADRRGRS from the coding sequence ATGTCCTCTTTCTTTTCCTCTCCTCCACCGCCTCcactgccaccaccaccaccatccgccgccgccgccgcctacGTCACCAACCTCGGATTCGGTTACTCCATAGCCATAGCACTCggcttcctcttcctcctctccacaATCATCCTCTCTTCCTACCTCTGCTGCCGCGCTCTCCGCCACAACAACGACAACAATAACCGCCGCAGGAACCAAAACGACGGTGTCGTTTTGCCGCGTGTCATTTTCGTAGCTGAGAACGACGTTGAAAATAACCAGCCTGGTGGAGGAAACGACAGCGCCGTTTTGGGTCTGGACCAGATCGTAATTAACTCGTACCCTAAGTTTCAGTTTAACGGCAACAACGACGTCGATGTTGACAGCGTGTGTTCGATTTGTTTGTGTGAGTACAAGGATTCGGAGATGCTGAGGATGATGCCGGAGTGTCACCACTGCTTCCACGTGTCATGTCTTGATTCGTGGCTCAAGCTTAATGGTTCTTGCCCTGTTTGCCGGAACTCTCCGATGCCGACGCCGCTACCCACGCCGCTGCAGGAGGTGGTGCCGCTCTCTCTCTATGCCGCTGATAGGAGGGGAAGGAGTTGA